The Paludisphaera rhizosphaerae genome includes a region encoding these proteins:
- a CDS encoding Hsp20/alpha crystallin family protein: MSQEHTPIRVSVGTSSSSSRPAQPPAGQVPRATITPPIDIHDGPDGLTLEADLPGATESSLIIQLEHNVLSLDARIDAPAPEGARPIHQEYAVGDYHRSFILSDDVDRERIAAELKDGVLTIHLPKADRARARRIEIKS, translated from the coding sequence ATGAGCCAAGAGCACACCCCGATCCGCGTCTCGGTTGGGACGTCTTCCTCGTCGTCGCGCCCCGCGCAGCCGCCGGCTGGCCAGGTTCCTCGAGCGACGATCACCCCGCCGATCGACATCCACGACGGACCCGACGGCCTGACCCTGGAAGCCGACCTCCCAGGGGCGACCGAGTCGAGTCTCATCATTCAGTTGGAGCACAACGTCCTGAGCCTGGACGCTCGGATCGACGCCCCGGCTCCTGAGGGGGCTCGACCGATCCACCAGGAATACGCCGTGGGGGACTACCATCGTTCGTTCATCCTCAGCGACGACGTCGACCGCGAACGGATCGCGGCCGAGCTGAAGGACGGCGTGTTGACGATCCATCTCCCCAAGGCCGACCGGGCCCGCGCCCGACGGATTGAGATCAAGTCCTGA
- a CDS encoding Hsp20/alpha crystallin family protein, translating into MNLYSTGDEFILSAQLPGMDPGDVELTATSDTVTLRGERKRPEGVQDESYRRQERFMGRWSRTITLPDRVDESRVSARFVDGVLTVHLPRAGGAKPRHIAVTSQTAAEPREPRS; encoded by the coding sequence GTGAACCTGTATTCGACGGGCGACGAGTTCATCCTCTCAGCGCAGTTGCCAGGGATGGACCCGGGCGACGTTGAACTCACGGCGACGTCCGACACCGTCACCCTTCGGGGCGAACGCAAACGGCCCGAAGGGGTTCAGGATGAATCGTACCGTCGCCAGGAGCGATTCATGGGGCGGTGGTCGCGGACGATCACGCTGCCGGATCGCGTCGACGAGTCCAGGGTCTCAGCGCGGTTCGTCGACGGCGTCCTGACCGTCCATCTTCCCCGCGCTGGGGGGGCCAAACCTCGACATATCGCCGTCACGTCGCAGACCGCCGCCGAGCCGCGGGAGCCCCGATCATGA